The Gloeomargarita lithophora Alchichica-D10 genomic sequence TGAAGAGTTGCCACAGCAGGTGGATGATGAAGCAATGGAGCTGGATGAACGTATTCGCCGGAGTGAGCAGATTTATCGCCAAGCGGGATATGAGTACGAACGGGTGCGATTCAACCCCGATAATGGCGGTTTTGTCCTGGTGCATCGGGGGCATAATCGAGGTGAAAGTTATGAATCAGAGCTTTTTGTGGCACAGGTGTTGGCAAATCAAGGGCGACGGGTTACTTTACTTAATGAAACGGGTATGGGTGCAGGAGTCAAAACCCCCGATGCCGATATTGATGGGAATTTAGCTGAGTTTAAGTGGCTTACTACGGTAAGTAGAAAGATTCCGAATCGAATACAAGAGGGCTTTTTGAATGCAAAAGCTAAAGGTGTTAATTGGATAGTTTATCATGTAGATAGACAAGAAGTAATCTATGAGGAGATCAATCGTGGTTTACGTCAGGGTATTAATTTTGACTCAACAGGAGAGATTACAAAATTTCTACTTGTTTTGAAGGATGGAATCGTCAGAGAGCTAACTAGGGAGGAATGGAACGATGGACAGCGTTTTTGATGAATTGTTGGAAACTCTTGAAACAGGGCTTAGCCACAATATGCCTGAGCAAGCCAAGTTTATTTTCTTGGGTCGAATTTTTGAAGCCCTAAGTCGTGGTGATATTGACAATAAACAGGCGATTCAGCTTGAAGAAAAACTTGCTTTGGGTGAACGAAAACAATATGAAATACTGCTTCAATATGCTTCTATAGGTCAATTGATACTCTAATGGCTAACGTGCGTTTGGATGGCCTGGAATCCCTGGAGCAACGGCTCAAGAAACCGGCTCTATTCAAGGCATGGGGCAACACCTGGAGCGCAGGATGGTGACGGCGTTTCCTCCGAAGACTGTCCCCCAAAAGGGATTGACCTGCTGGCGGGTTCGGGGGGGGTGTTTGCCAACAAAGCCTGGGCATTCCGCCGCCACATGGCCGGTTTGATCCGCCGGAGAGCCGAACCCCGCAGGCTCTGATCCCAAGTTTCCACATCCAGTGCCGCCCACACCCGCAACGACCAAGGGGGCAGACGGGGCGCAAATTCCTGAATATCCGTGGGTTGGGCAAACCGCTGGTTCCAGGGGCACACTTCCTGGCAAATGTCACACCCGGCCAACCAGCCCTGCAAATTGGCGGCAATCGCCGGGGGCAGTTCCGCTTGGCGATTTTCAATCGTGTGATACGCAATACAGCGACGGCTATCCACCACAAACGGACGCACAATTGCTTGCGTCGGACACGCCTCCAAACAACGGGTGCAGGTGCCGCAGTGTTCCCGGTGGGGGGCATCCGGGGTGAGTTCCAGGGTGGTCAAAACCTCCCCCAACACCACCCAGGAGCCGTATTGCCGGGTGATGAGATTGCTATGTTTGCCCACCCAGCCCAGCCCCGCCCATTCGGCCCAGAGTTTCTCCGCCACCGGCCCAGTGTCCACATAGGCGCGGGTTTGAGTATCTGGGGCTGATTGCTGTAACCAATGGGCGAATGCTTTTAACCGCCGTCCCACCACCCGATGATAATCCCGCCCCCAGGCGTAGCGGGCAATTTTCCCCACCGCCGGTTGCGCCCCCGGCCAGTAATAATTCAGGGCAACGGCAATCACCGAACGCACCCCCGGCAAGACCCGCTCCAGATCGTGCCGCCGTTCATCGCTCAACCAGGCCATATCCCCCTGATAGCCCGCCGCCAACCACTCGCTCAAATGAGAATTGGGAGCCGGTGTCACGCTCGCAATTCCCACCCGGTGAAACCCCAACCGGGATGCTTCCGCCTTCACCGCCTCGGCAGTTAGCATGAACCCCCTACCGGTGCTTTTGGATCGTCGCCAGGGAAGGTTGGTCAAACAGCAGGGTTTCCCGCACCGCCACCACCGGGAACCGTACCGCCAAACTGTCTGGTTGTTGCCGCTTTTGCACAAATTCCATGACTTTTTCGCTAAATTCCGTCTGCGCCGCCGCATCCTGATCAATATAATGCAGGGTGTAGTTCATCCCCGCCCCGGCGAGTTCGGCCACCAATCGGTCGGCCTTTTGCTGTTCAATCGAGCAGGTATGGTCGGAAATCGCATACACCGTCACCGGGGTCACCCTTGCTGACCGGGATTGCCACTGATTTATGCCCACAAAACCGGCACTTGCCAAAGCGATTAACAACCACTTATACATAACGGTTATCCTGCGGGTATAGTCATTCTATTTTACGCCAGACCCGCCAGAAAATGTTCCGCCTTTTGCCAATGGGTTTGCCTCTGAACGGGATTCATTTTTTTGAGCAAGATTGTCATCATGTTTAACCGGGGATTTTGGCTAAAAAAATCCTGATGCTTATCAATAAATCGCCAGTATAAACCATCCCAAATTTCACTCCAATCCCCCACCGGAAAATCACTCATTTTGCGAATATAATTTGACCCACTGATATAGGGTTTTGTGGTCATCCAACCCCCGTCACTATACTGGCTCATCCCATAGATATTGGGCACCATTACCCAGTCATAGCTATCAATAAAAAATTCCATAAACCATTGGTAAATCCCCTGGGGATGAATCTCGCAAAGCAACATAAAATTCCCCAAGATCATCAACCGTTCAATATGATGACAATAGGCGGTTTTCAATACCTTTTTAATCACGTGATCTAAGGGTAATATCCCCGTATTCCCTGTGTAAAATGAATCAGGCATCGGACGAGTGTGGTTCCAAAAATTGCTCTGCCGTTGGGCTGTACCGATCCGTAAATACATCCCGGCCATAAATTCCCGCCAGCCAATAATTTGCCGCACAAATCCTTCTAACGTATTTAATCCCACCGGATAGGATTTAGCATAATTTACGACTTGATTAATCACCTGTTCCGGGGTTAATAATCCAATATTAAGCATCGGGGTCAAAACACTGTGAAAGAGAATATCATACTGAACACTGATCGCATCTTCGTAGTCCCCAAAATTAGTAAATCGTTGGACAAGAAAATTCTGCAACCAAATTTCGGCTTCGGTGTGGGTAATGGGGTAATGGAAACTGGCAACACTACCCCAATGATGCGGAAAATTATGGGCAACGTATGCCTGGGCTTCCAGGACATAAACATTAGGGGACGGCCAGGAAATTTCTGGAATGGTGATATGCTTGGGTAATTTTTTGCGATTTTCCGGGTCAAAACTCCATTTACCCCCCAGGGGTTTATCCCCATCTACCAAGATATTTAATCGTTTGCGTTGGGCAATATAAAATTTAGTTAGGGAATGGGGTGGCTCAGGTTTGAATTGCTCTTGAAACCAAGGCCAAGGGGTGAGAAATTTGGGGGTGGTTAGTTCGATGATCTTAATCTGATAATAGGCACACCATTTATTTAATCTTTTTGTTAAGATATTATCCACTAATTCGCAAATATAAATGACTTGAATCTGTTGGCTTTGTAATGTCTGAAACAGATAATCCATCCGAGGGTCGAGTTGGTAGCTAATATACACTAGGTCATAACCCCGATTTTTTAATTCATGGGCGTAGGCTTGCATACTCGCCCGATGCAAAACTAATTTCTTTTGATGAAACTGTGCCGGGTAATAATAATCTCGAAAAAACAGTTGTTCTTCCACCAAAAAAACCAATCTTCCTAGCTGTAATCCCGGATGATTTTGAAATAACTGATCCGGGAAAATAACGGTAGCATCTCTCATTTCAAAACCTGAATACCCTAATCATCATCAGCCGTGAGTAAATCGAGTTCCTGATGCTGACGACGGCGGGACAGGGTGCGGTATTTGTGGCGAGCAAGTTTGGGTTCACTATGGCGATTGCCGATTTGATCCTGTTTATATTTCATTCCCACGTCGCAACGTCCTTGGGCTTGTTTCAAGTCTGTTAATTCCTGCAATTCCTGCCACCACTGAACATAATGCTCATACCGTTCCCAATTCCGTTTTACACCACAACCCGGTTCATTTTGGTGGGTACAATCGGCAAATTCACAGGTGATATTTTGACGATAAATTTCTGGAAAACACCGGTCTAGTTCCGTTGGGTTTATGTCTAAATTGGGCTGATTAAATCCAGGTGTATCTGCAATCATGCCGCCAGAATTGAGGGTTAATAGTTCAATATGTCGGGTGGTATGGCGACCTCGACCCGTGCGTTGGACAACGGCTCCAGTAGCTAAATCTACCCCGGTAATAAGAGCGTTAATCAGACTAGATTTACCCACCCCGGAAGATCCGGTGATCACGGTGATTTTATGGGCTAAATGGGATTGAAGTGCGGGGATATTTTGCCCGGTAGTAGTGCTAATGATTACGGGTTGATAACCCCAGGTTTGCAATTTTTCTTGCCAAAAATCAATCTGGGAACTATCACATAAATCGGCTTTATTTAAGGCCAAAACAAAGGGTAGTCCAGTGGATTCAGCTTTTACCAAAAAACGACTGAGATGGTGCATATCTAAACTCGGTTCCGCCAAGGATAGCATTAACAACAACTGATCCACATTGGCGATGGGGGGATGGTCGAGTTCACTCCGGCGGGGCAAAATCTCGCTGATTGCCCCCCGTTGACTGGCTGGGTCAAGCTCCTCTACCTGCACCTGATCCCCCACCAATACCCACTGACCGGTTTTTTTCAGGCGTGCCCTCGAAGTACAAAGTAATTCGCCATACTCCGGGGTAGCCACCCGATAGAAATTCGCCTGTGCCGCTCGAACCTGCCCCAGGACTTGCCGACCCATCAGGCTTTTACCGTTAGGACAAAGTAATCGGCTTGGGGTTGAACGGTCAGGATTTCATAACCCTGTTGACGCAGGCTATCAGGCACCTGTTGGATGGGTTCTCCCCCATCGAGCCAGACTTCGAGGGGCGTACCCTGGGGCAGTTGTTCCAGTTTTAAGCGGGTGCGGACGAAGTTCAGGGGGCAAGGGGTACCCCGCAGGTCTAAGGGGGGATTCATCCGAAAATGCCACCGAAGAGGTCACCGATGCCGTGTTTGCTGGTTTTTTCGTGGCGGATGCGGGCTAATTTTTCCAGCAGTTCCCGTTCTTCGCCGCTGATGTGGGTGGGAATGTCAACTTTGATGGTGACGAAGTAATCACCCCGACTGACGGAATTGCCGAGGCGGGGGACACCCAAATTTTCGATGCGGAACTCGGTGCCCGGTTGGGTGCCAGCGGTAATTTTCAGGTCATGGGTGCCATCCACGGTGGGTACGGCAATTTGACAGCCCAAAATGGCTTGTAGATAGCTGATTTTGACTTCTGAATAAATGTTAATCCCTTCCCGGCGGAATTGGGGGTCGGCTTTGATGCCCAGATAAACGTACAAATCCCCGGCTGGACCGCCTTTGGCTCCCGCATCCCCCTCGCCGGAGACCCGTAGGCGGGTGCCGTTGTCCACCCCCGCGGGGATGGTGATTTTCAGTTTTTTGGTCACCTGGTTGGCACCCCGCCCGCCACAGGCGGCACACATTTCTTCAATCACCTGGCCGGTGCCGTTGCAGGTGGGGCAGGTGGTGACTTGGGTAAAACTGCCAAAGGGGGTACGGGCAGCCCGCCGGACTTGCCCCGCTCCGCCACAGGTGGAACAGGTTTTGGCTTGGGTGCCGGGTTTGGCACCGGAACCGTGGCAGGTGGTGCAGGTTTCCTGGTGGGTGAGGCGGATTTGTTTTTCGCCGCCGGTGATGGCTTCCCGAAATTCTAGTTCTAAGTCTAAACGCAGGTCATCCCCCCGGGTCGGGCCACTGCGCCTGCGACCGCCGGTGGCCGCTTGCCCGCCAAAACCGCCAAAAAACTGCTCAAAAATATCCGCAAATCCACCAATATCGCCAAAATCCTGATAGTTGCTCCCCCCCGGCACCCCCGTAAAGGCGGCCTCCCCAAACCGGTCGTAGCGGCTCCGGGCTTCCGCATCGGAAAGCACTTCATAGGCGCGATTGATTTCCTTGAACCGTTCCTCTGAACCCGGTTCCTTGTTCACATCCGGGTGGTACTTGCGCGCCAAACGCCGGTAGGAACTTTTGATTTCTTCCGCATTCGCTCCCCGGGACACCCCCAAAATGTCGTAGTAATCCGCCATAACACCCACAAATTTTCCTACAGCTTAACAGGTTCCCCCCCCCGGTCGCAGGTAGGGATGTTACGACCGATTGGGTTTGGGACGGACAAAATCCTTGGCCGGGGTGAATTGCTGCACCGGCACCCCCTTGAGGGCGGCCAGCATAAATTGTCGCCAAATCGGTGCTACCAGCACCCCCCCCGTGGCACCCCCTCCCAAGGGCTGGTAATTATCGTTGCCAATCCACACCGCCGTCGCCAGTTGGGGCACATAGCCCACAAACCAAATATCCCGCTCGGAACTGGTGGTGCCGGTTTTGCCCGCCGCCGGTCGGCCAATTTGCGCCGCTGTACCCGTACCGCTCTCGATCACGGTTTGCAACATACTATTCATGGAAGCCGCCGCCCAGGGGTCAAGTACCAGTTTGGGTTGGGGCATATTTTTCCACTGCAACTGGCCGCTTTGATCCTGCGCCTGCACAATCACCGACGGCTCGCTATACCAACCATTACTGGCGAAGGTGGCGTAGGCATTGGCCATCTCCAGGGGGGTCAAATCCACCGCCCCCAGGGGTAAAGACGTGACGGGCAACATGGGACTGGTAATCCCCAGGGTGCGAGAAACCTGCACCACCCGCTCCATCCCCACCTCTTTGCCCAAACGGATCGCTGGCACATTCCGGGAAGCCGCCAACGCCTGCCGCAAACTCGTGCCCCCCCAAAACGACCCGTCATAATTGCGCGGGGAATACCAGCCGGAACCATCCCGATAGCTCACCGGGCTATCACTCACATAGGAATCCGGGGTGTGGTGGCCGGAAGCCAAGGCCGCATAATATACAAAGGGCTTAAACGCCGAACCCGGTTGCCGCTGCGCCTGAAACCCCCGATTGAACTGACTTTTTTTATAATTCACCCCCCCCACAATTGCCTTAATGTAATGGGTACGGGGGTCAACCGCCACCAAGGCCATTTGCAACTGGGACGAACCCCAACCCTGATTGCGTAACCGGGCATGGTTTTCCTGGATGATTTTTTCCGCCGTGGCCTGCAATTCGCTATCCACACTGGTCTGTACCCGCAAGCCCCCCCGTTGCACCAAATCTTGGCCGAATTTATCGTAAAGATTTTGTAATGCTAAATCCGTCACATAGGGCAAGGTGCTGGGCTTGAACGAGGTAATTTGGTTCAGGTAAACCGGTTCCAGGCGGGCGGCCTTGGCCTGCTCCGGGGTGATCCACTCCAACTGCTCCAACCGTTCCAACACCACCAACTGCCGCTGTTTGGCGGGGCAACTATTCCCCAGGGGACGGTCTTGGCACAGGGGTTGGTTGCCTGGGGCAAAAGGACTGTAAAATTCGGGGGCTTGGATCAGCCCCGCCATCAACGCCCCCTCCGCCAGGGTGAGTTCCCGCGCCGACTTGCCAAAATAGCTCTGCGCCGCCGTCTCCACCCCGTAATTGTTGTGTCCCCAATAGACTTGATTTAAGTACAATCCTAGTAATTCATCTTTACCAAAGACCTGTTCCAGGCGCATTGCCAGCACCGCTTCCGCCACCTTACGGCTGAATACTTGTTCCGGGGAAAGCAGTAAATTTTTCACCAACTGCATCGTCAGGGTCGAACCCCCTTCCACCACGCCCCCGGAACGCCAGTTGGCAATCAATGCCCGCACGATGCTACTCACGTTAATTCCCGGATGGGTATAGAAATGGCTATCTTCAATGCCCAACACCGCCAGTTTCAGGGGGTGGGCAATCTGATCCAAAGGCACTACCTCCCGGTTGGCCTCCCCGTGGATGGCCGCCAGTTCCTTGCCCTTGATGTCGTAAATGTAGGTGGTTTGGGGGGGGACGTAGGTTTTGAGTGCCCGCACGTCCGGCAGATTGCGAAAACTGTAGGCCAACCCGGCCATCATCCCGGCGGCACTGGCCGTACCCACCAGCACCACCCCCATCAGGGTCACCCCTGTCCAGCGCAGAACAGAACCACCCACTCCCAGAGCAACGGTCAAGGGGGAAGGACGGCGGGCGGGCGTAAAAGCTTTACCAGACACAGGGACAGAACCGGCTTGTTAAAATAAACAGTGTTTTGATGCTGACATAGGACTATTTGTGAGCATAGCAGACCCGGTGGATTCTGGCCTAGTGACTCGCGGGGTGGCGGAGGTGTTCCCGGATCAAGCCGGTAGTTCCGACCCCCGCCAGTGCGTGACTCGGTTATTACAGACCACCGACCGACCCCTGCGGGTGAAATTGGGGGTGGATGCTACGGGCAGTCATCTGCACCTGGGACACAGCATCCCTTTGCGGAAATTGCGGGCATTCCAGGATGCGGGGCA encodes the following:
- a CDS encoding cryptochrome/photolyase family protein gives rise to the protein MRDATVIFPDQLFQNHPGLQLGRLVFLVEEQLFFRDYYYPAQFHQKKLVLHRASMQAYAHELKNRGYDLVYISYQLDPRMDYLFQTLQSQQIQVIYICELVDNILTKRLNKWCAYYQIKIIELTTPKFLTPWPWFQEQFKPEPPHSLTKFYIAQRKRLNILVDGDKPLGGKWSFDPENRKKLPKHITIPEISWPSPNVYVLEAQAYVAHNFPHHWGSVASFHYPITHTEAEIWLQNFLVQRFTNFGDYEDAISVQYDILFHSVLTPMLNIGLLTPEQVINQVVNYAKSYPVGLNTLEGFVRQIIGWREFMAGMYLRIGTAQRQSNFWNHTRPMPDSFYTGNTGILPLDHVIKKVLKTAYCHHIERLMILGNFMLLCEIHPQGIYQWFMEFFIDSYDWVMVPNIYGMSQYSDGGWMTTKPYISGSNYIRKMSDFPVGDWSEIWDGLYWRFIDKHQDFFSQNPRLNMMTILLKKMNPVQRQTHWQKAEHFLAGLA
- the dnaJ gene encoding molecular chaperone DnaJ; the encoded protein is MADYYDILGVSRGANAEEIKSSYRRLARKYHPDVNKEPGSEERFKEINRAYEVLSDAEARSRYDRFGEAAFTGVPGGSNYQDFGDIGGFADIFEQFFGGFGGQAATGGRRRSGPTRGDDLRLDLELEFREAITGGEKQIRLTHQETCTTCHGSGAKPGTQAKTCSTCGGAGQVRRAARTPFGSFTQVTTCPTCNGTGQVIEEMCAACGGRGANQVTKKLKITIPAGVDNGTRLRVSGEGDAGAKGGPAGDLYVYLGIKADPQFRREGINIYSEVKISYLQAILGCQIAVPTVDGTHDLKITAGTQPGTEFRIENLGVPRLGNSVSRGDYFVTIKVDIPTHISGEERELLEKLARIRHEKTSKHGIGDLFGGIFG
- a CDS encoding transglycosylase domain-containing protein; translated protein: MSGKAFTPARRPSPLTVALGVGGSVLRWTGVTLMGVVLVGTASAAGMMAGLAYSFRNLPDVRALKTYVPPQTTYIYDIKGKELAAIHGEANREVVPLDQIAHPLKLAVLGIEDSHFYTHPGINVSSIVRALIANWRSGGVVEGGSTLTMQLVKNLLLSPEQVFSRKVAEAVLAMRLEQVFGKDELLGLYLNQVYWGHNNYGVETAAQSYFGKSARELTLAEGALMAGLIQAPEFYSPFAPGNQPLCQDRPLGNSCPAKQRQLVVLERLEQLEWITPEQAKAARLEPVYLNQITSFKPSTLPYVTDLALQNLYDKFGQDLVQRGGLRVQTSVDSELQATAEKIIQENHARLRNQGWGSSQLQMALVAVDPRTHYIKAIVGGVNYKKSQFNRGFQAQRQPGSAFKPFVYYAALASGHHTPDSYVSDSPVSYRDGSGWYSPRNYDGSFWGGTSLRQALAASRNVPAIRLGKEVGMERVVQVSRTLGITSPMLPVTSLPLGAVDLTPLEMANAYATFASNGWYSEPSVIVQAQDQSGQLQWKNMPQPKLVLDPWAAASMNSMLQTVIESGTGTAAQIGRPAAGKTGTTSSERDIWFVGYVPQLATAVWIGNDNYQPLGGGATGGVLVAPIWRQFMLAALKGVPVQQFTPAKDFVRPKPNRS
- a CDS encoding sulfurtransferase TusA family protein — encoded protein: MNPPLDLRGTPCPLNFVRTRLKLEQLPQGTPLEVWLDGGEPIQQVPDSLRQQGYEILTVQPQADYFVLTVKA
- the queG gene encoding tRNA epoxyqueuosine(34) reductase QueG, producing the protein MLTAEAVKAEASRLGFHRVGIASVTPAPNSHLSEWLAAGYQGDMAWLSDERRHDLERVLPGVRSVIAVALNYYWPGAQPAVGKIARYAWGRDYHRVVGRRLKAFAHWLQQSAPDTQTRAYVDTGPVAEKLWAEWAGLGWVGKHSNLITRQYGSWVVLGEVLTTLELTPDAPHREHCGTCTRCLEACPTQAIVRPFVVDSRRCIAYHTIENRQAELPPAIAANLQGWLAGCDICQEVCPWNQRFAQPTDIQEFAPRLPPWSLRVWAALDVETWDQSLRGSALRRIKPAMWRRNAQALLANTPPEPASRSIPFGGQSSEETPSPSCAPGVAPCLE
- the rsgA gene encoding ribosome small subunit-dependent GTPase A — translated: MGRQVLGQVRAAQANFYRVATPEYGELLCTSRARLKKTGQWVLVGDQVQVEELDPASQRGAISEILPRRSELDHPPIANVDQLLLMLSLAEPSLDMHHLSRFLVKAESTGLPFVLALNKADLCDSSQIDFWQEKLQTWGYQPVIISTTTGQNIPALQSHLAHKITVITGSSGVGKSSLINALITGVDLATGAVVQRTGRGRHTTRHIELLTLNSGGMIADTPGFNQPNLDINPTELDRCFPEIYRQNITCEFADCTHQNEPGCGVKRNWERYEHYVQWWQELQELTDLKQAQGRCDVGMKYKQDQIGNRHSEPKLARHKYRTLSRRRQHQELDLLTADDD